The proteins below are encoded in one region of Ascochyta rabiei chromosome 9, complete sequence:
- a CDS encoding chromatin remodeling complex Adenosinetriphosphatase: MARKSNGRESGPSTADASTHEDVEMQDQDDTMNGFKKFGYNVDTPDYTDSDTNPNTTASSVAGDAPVDGRKRRAEQMNMRKSIYGKKHDRLGASKAHDTVRRFRYLLGLTDLFRHFIDTNPNPHIKEIIAKIDAQDAEDAKKSKASKVRKGGAAAERRRKTEQEEDAELVREEKHGGHNETVFRESPGYIQGGTMRDYQVAGLNWLISLHENGISGILADEMGLGKTLQTISFIGYLRFIAGINGPHLVAVPKSTLDNWRREFAKWIPEIKVLVLQGNKDERAELIRDELVDENFDVCITSYEMILREKSALKKFAWEYIIIDEAHRIKNEESSLAQMVRMFNSRNRLLITGTPLQNNLHELWALLNFLMPDVFGDSSAFDEWFSQQNADSDTVVQQLHKVLRPFLLRRVKADVEKSLAPKKEVNLYVGLSDMQVQWYKKILEKDIDAVNGGAGNKESKTRLLNIVMQLRKCCNHPYLFEGAEPGPPYTTDEHLVNNAAKMVMLDKLLKRMKAQGSRVLIFSQMSRVLDIMEDYSVMRGYQYCRIDGSTAHEDRIAAIDDYNKEGSEKFLFLLTTRAGGLGINLTSADIVVLFDSDWNPQADLQAMDRAHRIGQKKQVYVFRFVTEGAIEEKVLERAAQKLRLDQLVIQQGRSQQPAKNAASKDELLTMIQHGAEKVFNSKGGVGLAGDGDMDDDDFDNIMKRGEEATAKLNSKYEKLGLDDLQKFTSDSTYEWNGETFEPRKKDIGLSWINPSKRERKEQNYGIDKYYRNALATGGRTESKQPRVPRAPKQVVIHDYQFFPEKLAELQDKETAWYRKENNLKAPLPDGPDEDLESREADQELAQKEIDNAEPLTEEEKAEKERLIEQGFPEWNKRDLQQFLNGSAKYGRTNYEGISEEVDGKDANEIKEYAKVFWKKYKQLENWQKYLNVVEEGEQRVRDSETKKRLLAKKIGQYRMPLQQMAIKYTVSTTNKKVYTEEEDRFLLVMLHKHGVEGETIYDKIRDEIRESPLFRFDWFFLSRTPQEIGRRCTTLIQTVVRELGGDTGKNGKGKRAFEEEETEEEEEEPVKKKAKNGVKNKQLDTVKGQASPATSRASSVASTGSATKGKAKGKKK; encoded by the exons ATGGCGCGGAAGAGTAATGGACGCGAGTCCGGCCCTTCAACGGCTGACGCCTCAACACACGAAGACGTCGAAATGCAGGATCAGGACGACACTATGAATGGCTTCAAGAAGTTTGGT TACAATGTCGATACACCTGACTACACA GACTCGGACACAAACCCCAACACTACAGCTAGCAGCGTAGCAGGAGATGCGCCGGTCGATGGCCGAAAACGCCGCGCTGAGCAGATGAACATGCGCAAGAGCATCTATGGAAAGAAACACGACCGTCTAGGCGCTTCGAAGGCAC ACGATACAGTACGGCGTTTTAGATATCTGCTCGGTCTCACAGATCTGTTTCGTCACTTCATCGACACGAACCCAAACCCGCACATCAAGGAGATCATCGCCAAGATCGATGCACAGGACGCTGAGGATGCCAAGAAGTCTAAGGCAAGCAAGGTGCGCAAGGGTGGAGCTGCTGCTGAGCGTCGTCGCAAGACAGAACAGGAGGAAGACGCTGAATTGGTGCGCGAGGAGAAGCATGGCGGGCACAACGAGACCGTCTTCAGAGAGTCGCCAGGCTACATCCAGGGCGGTACCATGCGCGACTACCAGGTCGCAGGTCTCAACTGGCTGATCTCGTTGCACGAGAACGGTATCTCGGGTATCCTCGCCGACGAGATGGGTCTTGGAAAGACACTGCAGACCATCTCCTTCATTGGGTACCTTCGCTTCATTGCTGGCATCAACGGGCCCCATCTGGTCGCCGTGCCCAAATCGACTCTGGACAACTGGAGGCGCGAGTTTGCCAAATGGATCCCAGAGATCAAGGTTCTCGTGTTGCAAGGAAACAAGGACGAACGCGCTGAACTCATCCGAGACGAACTGGTAGATGAGAACTTTGACGTGTGCATCACCAGCTACGAGATGATTCTGCGCGAGAAGTCTGCCCTCAAGAAATTTGCCTGGGAGTACATCATCATCGACGAAGCGCATCGTATCAAGAACGAAGAGTCCTCACTTGCCCAGATGGTCCGCATGTTCAACTCCCGAAACCGACTCCTCATCACTGGTACTCCGCTCCAGAACAACCTGCACGAACTGTGGGCTCTTCTCAACTTCCTGATGCCAGACGTGTTTGGCGATTCTTCGGCATTTGATGAGTGGTTCTCGCAGCAGAATGCGGACTCGGACACCGTCGTCCAACAGCTCCACAAGGTTCTGCGGCCGTTCTTGCTCCGACGTGTCAAGGCCGATGTCGAGAAGTCACTTGCACCCAAGAAGGAGGTTAATCTGTACGTCGGCCTGTCTGACATGCAGGTCCAGTGGTACAAAAAGATCCTTGAGAAGGACATCGACGCAGTCAACGGTGGTGCAGGCAACAAAGAATCGAAGACGCGTCTGCTAAACATCGTTATGCAGTTGCGCAAATGCTGCAACCATCCCTACCTCTTTGAAGGTGCCGAGCCTGGCCCACCATACACGACCGACGAGCACCTGGTTAACAACGCTGCCAAGATGGTCATGTTGGACAAGCTCCTCAAGCGCATGAAAGCCCAAGGCAGCAGAGTCCTCATCTTCTCTCAAATGAGTCGTGTCTTGGATATCATGGAAGATTACTCAGTCATGCGTGGATATCAGTATTGCCGTATTGACGGTTCCACTGCCCACGAGGACCGTATCGCAGCCATCGATGATTACAACAAGGAAGGCTCGGAGAAGTTTCTCTTCCTGTTGACAACACGCGCTGGTGGCTTAGGTATCAACCTGACTTCCGCCGACATAGTGGTGCTGTTCGACAGTGATTGGAACCCGCAAGCTGATCTTCAAGCTATGGATCGTGCCCACCGTATCGGCCAGAAGAAACAAGTCTATGTCTTCCGTTTTGTGACAGAAGGTGCCATTGAAGAAAAGGTTTTGGAACGTGCAGCCCAGAAACTGCGTCTGGATCAATTGGTCATTCAGCAAGGCCGTTCACAACAACCCGCTAAGAATGCTGCTTCGAAAGACGAGCTTCTGACTATGATTCAACACGGTGCGGAGAAGGTGTTCAACAGCAAGGGTGGCGTGGGACTAGCCGGGGACGGTGACATGGACGACGATGACTTCGATAACATCATGAAGCGCGGTGAGGAAGCGACAGCAAAGCTGAACTCAAAGTACGAGAAGTTGGGCTTGGATGATTTGCAAAAGTTCACTTCTGACTCGACGTACGAGTGGAACGGTGAGACCTTCGAGCCGCGCAAGAAGGACATTGGTTTGAGCTGGATCAACCCCTCCAAGCGTGAGCGCAAGGAGCAGAATTACGGAATCGACAAATACTACCGCAACGCGCTGGCGACTGGTGGCCGGACCGAGAGCAAACAACCTAGGGTTCCTCGCGCGCCGAAGCAGGTTGTCATTCACGATTACCAGTTCTTCCCGGAAAAGCTGGCAGAGCTTCAAGATAAGGAGACTGCATGGTACCGCAAGGAGAACAACCTCAAAGCACCACTTCCTGACGGCCCTGATGAGGATCTTGAGTCACGCGAGGCTGATCAAGAGCTTGCCCAGAAGGAGATTGATAACGCCGAGCCACTGACAGAGGAAGAGAAGGCTGAGAAAGAACGTTTGATCGAGCAAGGATTCCCAGAGTGGAACAAGCGAGATCTACAACAGTTCTTGAACGGATCCGCTAAGTACGGGCGAACAAACTACGAGGGCATCTCCGAGGAAGTCGATGGCAAGGATGCCAATGAGATCAAAGAGTACGCCAAGGTTTTCTGGAAGAAGTACAAGCAGTTGGAAAACTGGCAAAAGTACCTCAACGTCGTCGAGGAGGGCGAGCAGCGTGTCCGCGACTCGGAGACCAAGAAGCGACTGCTGGCCAAGAAGATTGGTCAGTACAGGATGCCTCTGCAACAAATGGCTATCAAGTACACAGTGTCAACGACGAACAAGAAGGTTTACACCGAAGAGGAGGATCGATTCCTACTTGTCATGCTCCACAAGCACGGCGTTGAGGGCGAAACGATCTACGACAAGATTCGCGACGAGATTCGGGAGTCGCCTCTGTTCCGTTTTGATTGGTTCTTCCTCAGCCGCACGCCTCAAGAAATTGGCCGTCGTTGCACGACACTCATTCAGACTGTTGTCCGTGAGCTCGGTGGCGACACTGGCAAGAACGGCAAGGGCAAGCGTGCGTTTGAAGAGGAGGAGacagaagaggaggaggaagagcctgtcaagaagaaggccaagAATGGTGTCAAG AACAAGCAGCTTGATACCGTGAAGGGCCAAGCCTCTCCCGCAACATCGCGGGCCAGCAGCGTCGCCTCGACCGGATCCGCTACCAAGGGCAAGGCgaagggcaagaagaagtag
- a CDS encoding Arsenite-transporting ATPase: MATTAALQKLQNPPEDLEPTLQSILDQKSLRWIFVGGKGGVGKTTTSCSLAIQLAKHRKSVLLISTDPAHNLSDAFNQKFGKDARLVNGFDNLSAMEIDPNGSIQDLLAAGGEEGQDPMAGLGGMGNMMQDLAFSIPGVDEAMSFAEVLKQVKSMSYETIIFDTAPTGHTLRFLQFPTVMEKALGKVSQLSRQFGPMLNGFLGGGGRLPNGQSMDELVEKMDALQKTIAEVNGQFKDADLTTFVCVCIPEFLSLYETERMIQELNSYEIDTHSIVVNQLLFPKQDNPCEQCNARRKMQKKYLDQIEELYDEFNVVKMPLLVEEVRGKEKLENFSKMLVEPFVPPQ; this comes from the exons ATGGCGACCACTGCAGCCCTTCAAAAGCTCCAGAACCCCCCCGAGGACTTGGAGCCTACACTTCAATCCATCCTCGATCAGAAGTCACTACGCTGGATCTTTGTGGGCGGTAAGGGCGGTGTAGGAAAGACCACAACATCGTGCTCCCTTGCCATCCAGCTCGCGAAGCATCGCAAATCCGTTCTCCTCATCTCTACAGACCCCGCCCACAACCTGTCCGATGCGTTCAACCAGAAGTTCGGCAAGGATGCACGACTCGTCAACGGGTTTGATAACTTGAGCGCCATGGAAATCGACCCCAATGGTAGTATACAGGATCTGCTGGCTGCTGGTGGTGAGGAGGGTCAGGACCCTATGGCTGGACTCGGTGGCATGGGGAACATGATGCAAGATCTTGCATTCAGC ATCCCTGGTGTCGACGAGGCCATGTCCTTCGCCGAAGTCCTCAAACAAGTCAAGTCCATGTCCTACGAAACCATCATCTTCGACACGGCACCCACCGGTCATACACTACGTTTCCTACAGTTTCCTACTGTCATGGAGAAGGCTCTGGGCAAGGTCTCGCAACTTTCTCGCCAGTTCGGACCTATGCTGAATGGCTTCCTCGGTGGCGGTGGACGCCTGCCGAACGGTCAAAGCATGGATGAGCTTGTTGAAAAGATGGACGCATTACAAAAGACCATTGCTGAGGTCAACGGCCAGTTCAAGGACGCAGACCTGACAACGTTCGTGTGCGTCTGCATCCCAGAGTTCTTGTCACTCTATGAGACGGAGCGCATGATCCAGGAACTCAACAGCTATGAGATCGATACACATTCCATTGTCGTCAACCAGTTATTGTTTCCTAAGCAGGACAACCCGTGCGAGCAGTGTAACGCGCGTAGAAAGATGCAGAAGAAGTACCTGGACCAGATCGAAGAGCTCTACGATGAGTTCAACGTTGTTAAGATGCCACTGCTCGTGGAGGAAGTGCGAGGAAAGGAGAAGCTAGAGAA CTTCAGTAAGATGCTAGTTGAGCCTTTTGTGCCTCCGCAGTAA
- a CDS encoding regulator of (H+)-ATPase in vacuolar membrane: protein MRGLLPGRPQAKLQAVAHGLWEGNQIIAYISGNALVILDRPNHVIQTIYMDDEEALEAVALDQGTGKLAACSTRHMYIYQPYSVEYGVYKWSLQGSMALPNQADSITTLSWGMPHEIVAGSAALTLFNTHSTIECIWTKELANPVKFAHFSPDAELIASTGWYDRLLKIWRRLAFGTADQRFDYYYLPHPQPITGVHWRQPYKDQTADNVLYTICADYKVRVWVPGEHHGVDGMHLWTEVDLLGSIEPGLVSQEKQSRKRYAFFIDGKHFTHATERAMAQASAEEKSHGVALHHLIEVANRSPEICVVLDDHGNMSAWGFENIGARVKLVTDVFNIVHVDGLHLHFANQPEAIEDNVQFYAFIGERPDSDFTLLSHHFDGRIEWLESRIDYLFDPSPQAQRISRKAIWTGHSHAIKKVNRTASGRALVSRTVTDECIVWTQRPTEHGTTLHRHSTVKVSEHIHRTALLQDGNFVVFLHHNHIALWDTRGPLAVEIARLEYRLQGKPLCLLAIPETEVGGRCVHIATISSEMKGICWEVTMPLLTRDPVTGRKRSTVVPHTNGYTNGHTEISLDQYSTFDLGSEDDLAFILPVDPAGSAPVISGFLDTFARDIAISYSKSGVIKSWTARVDTEEHKIDWLLTSTVDTNVHEPSLASGTSIRKAALVDAEKTTLTIWNTRSAQLEHEETFDGQGVIQDLDWSSTPDNQSILAVGFPHRVVIYAQLRYDYLNEGPSWVQIRDVRIRDITPHPIGDSVWLGSGNLVIGAGNQLFIQDEHVEVDEELFPSLRMISRKTASIDIFAAVSRLNGPLPIYHPQLLSQCVLSGKIVLVQRILLRLYQKLKFWTEGEELKSSLGFLPEDFSEDEAHMTASKREVQSSYADFSDNDEPETVTEEVAANLKDLLTTKQMPLLSSREQFRLADIIECIGMVEKHRRSIDDNAGRFMLFFRQHVLSESQKAPLSWREIVWAFHSGSQDILLDLVSRHFNGKMMWQHARQCGVFMWMSDINALRAQFEVIARNEYTKTDEKNPVDCSLYYLALHKKAVLVSLWRIATWSREQGATHRLLSNNFQEERWKTAALKNAYALMGRRRFEYAAAFFLLADHLQDAVQVLHNQLKDTQLAIAVARVYGGDDHPVLLTFLKDKILPQAARDGNRWLATWAYWLLGRRDTAVRSLVTPLSRLLSPPETPNFLSKSYLTDDPALVVLYKQLREKSLQTLRGATMIGMREEWEFVLHTANLYERMGCDVLALDLVKSWEFLLTPPPKIVPGRPPLSPLMPRDSFHANGPNQAATDFDFDPRKLLRRRSSLVVADLPAREHVKNELAQTDGAVAEESEDDGNTGEDDDKKEEEEEDEEEEDEEEDDDEPPKPAPKKPPPTQFHEPDANSLLDAFGF from the exons ATGCGCGGCCTACTCCCAGGACGGCCGCAGGCTAAGCTGCAAGCTGTCGCCCACGGCTTGTGGGAGGGGAATCAAATCATT GCATATATCTCTGGCAACGCTCTCGTGATACTCGATCGCCCCAACCATGTCATCCAGACCATCTACATGGACGACGAGGAGGCGCTTGAAGCTGTTGCGCTCGACCAAGGGACGGGCAAGCTTGCAGCCTGCTCGACGCGCCACATGTACATATACCAGCCGTACAGTGTGGAGTATGGGGTCTACAAG TGGTCGCTGCAGGGCAGCATGGCGCTTCCCAACCAAGCCGATTCCATCACGACACTCTCATGGGGCATGCCGCACGAGATCGTCGCTGGCAGCGCGGCCCTCACTCTCTTCAACACCCACAGCACCATCGAGTGCATCTGGACCAAGGAGCTGGCCAATCCCGTCAAGTTCGCTCACTTTTCTCCCGACGCCGAGCTCATTGCCTCGACAGGCTGGTACGACCGATTGCTGAAGATCTGGCGACGACTCGCATTCGGCACGGCGGACCAGCGCTTcgactactactacctgccACACCCCCAGCCCATCACGGGCGTCCACTGGCGACAACCATACAAGGACCAGACCGCCGACAACGTACTATACACAATATGCGCAGACTACAAGGTGCGCGTGTGGGTGCCGGGGGAGCACCACGGCGTCGACGGCATGCATTTGTGGACCGAGGTCGACTTGCTGGGCTCAATCGAGCCAGGCCTTGTGTCGCAAGAGAAGCAGTCGCGGAAACGATACGCCTTCTTCATAGACGGAAAGCACTTCACACACGCGACAGAACGAGCGATGGCGCAGGCTTCAGCAGAGGAGAAAAGCCACGGTGTTGCGCTGCACCATCTCATCGAGGTGGCGAACCGCAGCCCTGAGATATGTGTAGTGCTAGACGACCATGGGAATATGTCGGCTTGGGGCTTTGAGAACATTGGTGCTAGGGTCAAGCTGGTCACCGACGTTTTCAACATTGTGCATGTCGATGGGCTACATTTGCACTTTGCCAACCAACCCGAGGCTATCGAGGACAACGTCCAATTCTATGCATTCATTGGCGAAAGGCCTGACTCGGACTTCACCCTACTGTCACATCACTTCGATGGCCGGATAGAGTGGCTTGAGTCACGAATCGACTATCTCTTCGATCCCTCCCCGCAGGCACAGCGGATATCGAGAAAGGCGATCTGGACGGGACATTCGCACGCTATCAAGAAGGTCAATCGTACAGCCAGCGGCCGAGCTCTCGTCTCGAGAACGGTCACAGACGAGTGCATAGTGTGGACGCAACGGCCGACAGAGCACGGAACCACACTGCATCGACACAGCACTGTCAAGGTCAGCGAGCACATCCACAGAACGGCATTGCTACAGGACGGCAACTTTGTCGTCTTCTTGCACCACAATCACATCGCACTGTGGGATACAAGAGGCCCTCTAGCGGTAGAAATCGCAAGGCTGGAGTACAGACTGCAAGGCAAGCCTCTTTGTCTGCTTGCAATCCCAGAAACCGAAGTTGGCGGCCGTTGCGTACATATCGCGACCATCAGCTCTGAGATGAAGGGTATATGTTGGGAAGTCACAATGCCCTTGCTCACACGAGATCCTGTTACCGGTCGCAAACGCTCGACCGTTGTGCCTCACACAAACGGCTACACCAACGGGCATACTGAGATTTCACTAGATCAATACAGTACCTTCGACTTGGGGTCTGAGGATGATCTTGCGTTTATACTGCCCGTCGATCCAGCTGGTTCAGCGCCAGTCATCTCAGGCTTTCTCGATACTTTCGCGCGCGACATTGCGATTTCGTATAGCAAGTCCGGTGTGATCAAGTCTTGGACAGCTCGTGTCGACACCGAAGAGCACAAGATAGATTGGCTTCTTACCTCGACCGTGGACACCAACGTACACGAGCCGTCACTCGCCAGCGGTACATCTATACGGAAAGCAGCTCTTGTAGATGCTGAGAAGACTACCTTGACCATCTGGAATACTCGAAGTGCACAGCTCGAACACGAAGAAACTTTTGATGGACAAGGCGTCATCCAAGATCTCGACTGGTCTTCCACTCCGGACAATCAGTCCATTCTTGCTGTGGGATTTCCACATCGAGTCGTCATCTATGCGCAGCTACGATATGACTACCTGAACGAAGGTCCATCATGGGTTCAGATTCGAGATGTGCGCATCAGAGACATCACTCCCCACCCCATCGGCGACTCAGTATGGTTAGGCAGTGGCAACCTCGTCATTGGTGCAGGCAACCAACTGTTCATACAGGATGAACATGTCGAGGTGGACGAGGAGTTATTCCCTAGTCTGCGGATGATCTCTCGCAAGACTGCTTCGATTGACATCTTTGCAGCAGTGAGCCGGCTCAACGGTCCGCTACCCATATACCATCCTCAGCTTTTGTCGCAATGCGTTCTCTCTGGGAAAATCGTACTCGTCCAGCGAATCTTGCTACGACTTTATCAGAAGCTAAAGTTTTGGACGGAGGGTGAGGAGCTGAAGAGTTCTTTGGGCTTCCTACCAGAGGATTTCTCCGAGGATGAG GCGCATATGACGGCATCCAAGAGAGAGGTGCAGTCATCGTACGCTGACTTCTCCGACAACGATGAGCCGGAAACTGTGACTGAGGAAGTAGCCGCCAACCTCAAAGATCTCCTAACCACCAAGCAAATGCCTCTGTTGTCGAGTCGCGAGCAATTCCGCCTTGCCGACATTATCGAGTGCATAGGCATGGTCGAGAAGCACCGCCGATCCATCGATGACAACGCAGGCCGTTTCATGCTGTTCTTCCGACAACACGTGCTGAGCGAATCACAGAAAGCACCCCTCTCGTGGCGCGAAATCGTTTGGGCGTTCCACTCGGGAAGCCAGGACATCCTGCTAGACCTCGTGAGCAGGCACTTCAACGGCAAGATGATGTGGCAGCACGCTAGGCAGTGCGGTGTATTCATGTGGATGTCTGATATCAACGCCTTG CGTGCTCAGTTCGAAGTCATCGCTCGCAACGAGTACACCAAAACCGACGAGAAGAACCCTGTTGATTGCTCATTGTACTACCTTGCCCTGCACAAGAAGGCTGTGCTGGTCAGCCTATGGCGAATCGCTACTTGGTCCAGGGAACAAGGCGCAACACATCGCTTGCTATCGAACAATTTCCAGGAAGAGCGATGGAAGACTGCCGCGCTGAAGAACGCATATGCACTGATGGGCAGACGGAGATTTGAGTACGCCGCTGCGTTCTTCCTGCTTGCTGATCATCTCCAAGACGCGGTACAAGTGCTGCACAACCAGCTCAAGGACACACAGCTGGCCATTGCTGTGGCGAGAGTCTACGGCGGCGACGACCATCCCGTGCTGCTCACCTTCCTTAAGGACAAGATTCTTCCCCAAGCAGCACGTGACGGCAATCGCTGGCTTGCAACATGGGCGTACTGGCTTCTCGGCCGCCGCGACACCGCCGTTCGCTCCCTCGTCACGCCACTCTCACGCCTCCTGTCGCCGCCCGAGACCCCAAACTTCCTGTCCAAGTCATACCTCACAGACGACCCGGCTCTTGTAGTCCTCTACAAACAGCTCCGCGAGAAATCCCTCCAGACGCTCCGCGGCGCAACCATGATCGGCATGCGCGAGGAATGGGAGTTTGTCCTGCACACCGCCAACCTGTACGAGCGCATGGGTTGCGATGTGCTCGCTCTCGATCTCGTCAAGAGCTGGGAGTTCCTGCTCACGCCGCCCCCGAAGATCGTACCCGGGCGCCCACCACTCAGCCCGCTTATGCCGCGGGACAGCTTCCACGCAAACGGGCCGAACCAGGCTGCCACGGACTTTGACTTTGATCCGAGGAAGTTGCTCAGGCGGAGGAGTAGCTTGGTCGTCGCGGATCTGCCAGCTAGAGAGCATGTGAAGAATGAGTTGGCGCAGACCGACGGTGCGGTTGCCGAAGAGAGCGAGGACGACGGCAACACAGGTGAGGACGACGacaaaaaagaagaagaggaagaagacgaagaggaggaggatgaggaggaggatgacGACGAACCACCCAAGCCAGCACCCAAAAAACCACCCCCAACCCAATTCCACGAACCGGATGCAAACAGCTTGCTCGACGCTTTCGGCTTCTAA